The region GTTTAAGCATTTGGCCATTACCTTCGCGTTTTTTACGGGGCACTTGTATGCCTCTGCGGTTGCTCAGGAAGTCGGCCGTAAGGGTGCCGGCGTTCATCATCTGCTGGGGCGTGCCGGCCGTTACCACCTGCCCGCCGTGTATGCCTGCGCCCGGTCCGATGTCGACCACGTAATCCGACTGCAGGATCATGTCCTTGTCGTGCTCCACTACAATGATGGAGTTGCCCAGGTCGCGGAGGTCTTGCAGGGCTTTTATCAGGCGCTCATTGTCGCGCTGGTGCAGGCCTATACTGGGTTCATCCATAATGTAGAGCACACCCACCAGCTGCGTGCCGATCTGCGTGGCCAGGCGGATGCGCTGGCTCTCGCCCCCCGACAGCGTTTTTACCGGGCGGTGCAGGCTCAGGTAATCCAGGCCCACGTCCAGCAAAAAGCCGATGCGCTTGCGGATCTCTTTCAGGAGTTCTTTGGCGATGACGTTCTGGCGCTCGCTCAGCCTGTCTTCCAGGCCATTAAACCAGGCAGCCAGCTTGGTAATATCTAAAACGGATAATTCGCCAATGTTCTTACCATCAATCTTAAAGTGAAGCGATTCCTTTTTGAGCCTGTGGCCGTTGCACTCGGGGCAGGTGTTGGTCTGCGTAAAGTCCTCTACCCAGCTTCGGATGTTATCGGAATCGGACTCCATCTGGTTTTTGAGGAAGTTGATGATGCCCTCAAACTCCACCGTGTAGTTGCCTTTCTTGGTGTTCACTTCCAGGTCCTCCTCCAGGCCATAGAGCAGCACCTGCAGCACCTCCTCCGGCAAATCCTTTATCGGCGTAGCCACCGACACCTTAAAGTGCTTGAACAGGGCCTCGATCTGCTTAAAGATCCAGATGTCGCGGTACTCACCCAGCGGGGCAATGCCTCCGCGGCGGATGCTTAGATCTTTGTCCGGAATAACGGATTCTTCGGTGATCTCCTGTATCTCGCCCAAACCGTTACAAACCGGGCAGGCGCCGTAAGGCGAGTTAAACGAGAAGGAATTCGGTGCAGGGTCGTCGTAGGCAATGCCGGTGGCCGGATCCATGAGGTGGCGTGAGAAGAAGTGCGTCTTGTCGGCATCGGCGTCAAGTATAAGAATAGTGCCTTTGCCATGCGTCAGGGCGTTCTGTACCGAGCTCGATAGGCGGAAACGGTCCTCCTCCTTCACCACGATCTTGTCGATCACGATCTCGATGTCGTGGATCTTGTAGCGGTCTACCTGCATTTTCGGCGTTATCTCCAGCAGTTCACCATCCACGCGGGCACGGATAAAGCCCATCTTCCGGATCTGCTGGAAAAGCTCGCGGTAATGGCCCTTACGCCCCTTTACCACCGGCGCCAGCACCACAATGCGCTTGCCATCGAAGTGCTCCAGGATGTGGCTCACGATCTGGTCATCGCTCTGGCGTACCATTTTATCGCCGGTTACATAGCTGAACGCCTCTGCGGTACGCGCCCAGAGCAAACGCATAAAGTCATAGATCTCGGTGATGGTGCCTACGGTGGAGCGCGGGTTGCGGCTCGTGGTTTTCTGCTCGATAGAGATCACCGGCGAGAGCCCCTCGATCTTATCCACGTTCGGGCGCTCCAGGCCACCCATAAACGAGCGGGCGTAGGCCGAGAAGGTTTCCATGTAACGGCGCTGCCCTTCGGCGTAGATCGTATCGAAAGCCAGCGAAGACTTACCCGAGCCGCTGATGCCGGTAAACACCACCAGCTTGTAGCGTGGCAGCTTTATGGAAATGTTCTTGAGGTTATGTTCGCGGGCACCATATACTTCGATCTGCTGCGCTTCCCCGTTCTGAGGGAAAGCAGTGGCGGTGCCGGTTGTAGTTTCTTGCGCTTGGTTAAAAGCCATTCAGGAATGCTTGATTTTAAATAGCAAAGGTACAAAATTATCAGCGCTTTACCGTTGCGAAGCACCAACCTATCTTAACAGAAATAAGCAGGAATAGGTTTAGGCCCAGGCTATACTTTAGTCGGTGTTGCCATAGCGGGAGGCCTCCTTCTCATGCAGCTCGGCATGCAGGTGGCTGGTGTGGGCGTAGTCCTGGCGCTGCCGGCGGATGAGCTTTTGCTTTTGCAGGTACCTGTAGAAGCTATAAAGGGCCAGCGCCACCCCAGCGGGCAGCAACATGATCCCGATAGCCACCAGGTATACATGCTGGGAGAGTTTGATAGCAGCAAAGCCGCCTCCGATAAGGGCGATAGCGGTGCGCAGGTAGGCCATCAGGGTACGCTCGTTGGCAAAGATGGTGCGCTGAAGGGCCATTTGGTCGCGTACCTCTGCGTTTTTCCTCTCCTGGTGCTTCAGCTTTTTCTTCAGCTTCTTTATCTCCTCCTGCTCCGAAGTCGACATAGTTTAGTTTTTTGCAAAGTATACGGAGATGGCAGGACAGGGTATGAGAGGCGGCTACGGCAGGCTGTCTGCACCATCCTCTCTATACTTGCTGGTGTGGACCCGCTCGTGCTCGTGACTGGTAGGGGAGTAGTCCTGGTGGTGCCCCTCAATAAGTTTTTGCTTGTGCCTGAACCTGATAAAACTATAAATCGCCAGGATAATACCGATAGGGATAAGGATAATGCCGATGATTTCGAGGTACAGATCATCTGAGAACTTTATCGCGGCAAAGCCACCGATAGAAACTGTCATGGCGGTGCGCAGGTAGGCCATCAGGGTGCGCTCGTTAGCGAAAATGGTGCGTTGTGTTGCCATCTGGTCGCGTACTTCCGCATTCTTCTTCTCCTGTACCTTTAGCTTCTTTTTCAGCTTCTTAATCTTCTCTTTATCAGGGCTCAGCATGTTTTTATATACGAGTGCAGCCTGTGGGGTGTGTTGGTTGGGGTTGGAAAATTATGTGGGAGGACGTATTCGGCGTCCGTTGATAAACTATTTGCTTAGGCAAGGGGATACGACACTGCAAGAAAGTATAGCTTGTTTGTTGCAGTAACAGGGGACCTACCTGGTAAGCCTGGCGGAGTAATCTTGGAGCCATTAGGTGCGGGAGAAGCACAGTGCAACAGAGAAGGATGATCTAAACCGCACGCACTAAACGCGAGAAGCCCGATGCGTTTGCAGCGGGCTTCTCTGTAAGTATAAGTATGGTTTCCTTAAAAGTTCGGAGACAGCAGGTACTTGCTGTAGAAGTCGTCGATGATCTTCACGGCCTCCGAGGGGTCGTCCACGATGTGCACCAGGTCCAGGTCTTCTGGACTGATGTTGCTTTCCATCTTCAGCATCACGTTTTCGACCCACTCCATTAAACCGCCCCAGTATTCGCGGCCCACCAGCACAATCGGGAAGGCGCCGATCTTCTTCGTTTGGATGAGCGTGATCGCCTCAAACAGTTCGTCCAGCGTACCAAAGCCGCCCGGCAACACCACAAAGCCCTGCGCATACTTCACGAACATCACCTTGCGCACAAAAAAGTAGTCGAAGTTGATGAGCTTATCAGAGTCGATGTAGATGTTGTTGAACTGCTCGAACGGCAGGTGGATGTTCAGGCCCACTGACTTGCCGCCCTCGGAGTGCGCGCCTTTGTTGCCGGCCTCCATAATGCCCGGGCCGCCGCCCGTAATCACCCCATAGCCGTGGCGCACCAGCTTGGCGGCAATCTCCTCGGCCATGATATAATACTTATTGTCTGGCTTGGTGCGGGCTGATCCGAATACGGACACACACGGTCCGATCTTGGCCAGCTTCTCGAAGCCATCCACAAACTCGGCCATCACTTTAAATATCTGCCAGGAGTCTGCAATCTTGATCTCGTTCCAATCCTTATCTACAAAGGCTGTGCGGATTTTAATGTCCTCAGCAGAGGCTGGAGCCGCGGTAGACTGGCCACTTTCGCGCAGGTCTGTTACCGACCTTGCTTTATTCTCGTTAACATCCGGTTTCAGAATCGTTTGGCCGCTGCCAGAGTGCAGTGCCTCGTCATTCAGTTTGGTTTTGCTCGTTTTTCTAAGCTTTGTCATAATTCTTTCTCGTCTTCTTCTGCGGAGGCTTTCGCCTGCTGTGCCCACAGGCTGGGGCACGCTTCATCACATAATTATAAAATCAAGCCTGGCCCGCTGCCCCTGTGCAGGAGGGGAGCATCAGCGCCAAACGTGTAAAGGTATCTTTATTTCGACCGGATTGCTATTACAGGGTCTAGGTTTGAGGCCAGCACAGCCGGTATGATGCCCGAAAGCATGCCGATAACGGCCGATACGCCGAGGCCAAGTATAATGTTGCCTACCGAGAGCGTGACCTTCATCATATCCTGGGGGATGAGCGTGAGCAGGAACACCAGCATAATGCCTATTCCGCCGCCCAGAAGGCTCAGGAACACAGCCTCGAAGAGGAACTGGAAAAGTATAAAAAAGTTTTTGGCGCCCAGTGCTTTTTGGATGCCGATGATGTTGGTGCGCTCCTTTACCGATACAAACATGATGTTGGCAATGCCAAAGCCCCCCACAAGTATGGAAAACCCGCCGATGACCCATCCCGCCAGGCCCACGACACTGAAGAAACCGCCGATGGCCTCCTGTATCATCTCCGGCCGGTTCATGGCAAAGCTATCCTCATCGCGGGGGCGCAGGCCCCGTATGTTGCGCATGATGCCGCGCGCTTCATACTCCAGCTCCAGCAGGCCCGGGTCGTTGTCGCGGCCTTTCAGGGCAATGGTGGACCCCAGGCCGTTTGGCCCCACATCATACATCTTGGAGAAGGTGCTGTAGGGCACCATGCCCATCTGGTCCATGTTCGGCATCCCGAAGATGTTCTCTCCCTGCTTTT is a window of Pontibacter kalidii DNA encoding:
- a CDS encoding LOG family protein, with the protein product MTKLRKTSKTKLNDEALHSGSGQTILKPDVNENKARSVTDLRESGQSTAAPASAEDIKIRTAFVDKDWNEIKIADSWQIFKVMAEFVDGFEKLAKIGPCVSVFGSARTKPDNKYYIMAEEIAAKLVRHGYGVITGGGPGIMEAGNKGAHSEGGKSVGLNIHLPFEQFNNIYIDSDKLINFDYFFVRKVMFVKYAQGFVVLPGGFGTLDELFEAITLIQTKKIGAFPIVLVGREYWGGLMEWVENVMLKMESNISPEDLDLVHIVDDPSEAVKIIDDFYSKYLLSPNF
- a CDS encoding ABC transporter permease, whose amino-acid sequence is MIYLRLIAESFRFAWQALRANLLRTILSLLGVTIGIFAIISVFTLVDSLERNVRDSMSFIGDKVIYVEKWPWSTGGSYPWWKYFQRPEPTEREFRLLERRITTSSGVAISSSKGGNTFKQGNNSYSNGNLMGISYDYPSVSEVPIVDGRYFTPQEAEAARNVIIIGDEIATTLFPFGSPIGQTLKVSGQKFSVIGVIEKQGENIFGMPNMDQMGMVPYSTFSKMYDVGPNGLGSTIALKGRDNDPGLLELEYEARGIMRNIRGLRPRDEDSFAMNRPEMIQEAIGGFFSVVGLAGWVIGGFSILVGGFGIANIMFVSVKERTNIIGIQKALGAKNFFILFQFLFEAVFLSLLGGGIGIMLVFLLTLIPQDMMKVTLSVGNIILGLGVSAVIGMLSGIIPAVLASNLDPVIAIRSK
- a CDS encoding YidH family protein, whose translation is MSTSEQEEIKKLKKKLKHQERKNAEVRDQMALQRTIFANERTLMAYLRTAIALIGGGFAAIKLSQHVYLVAIGIMLLPAGVALALYSFYRYLQKQKLIRRQRQDYAHTSHLHAELHEKEASRYGNTD
- a CDS encoding DUF202 domain-containing protein — encoded protein: MLSPDKEKIKKLKKKLKVQEKKNAEVRDQMATQRTIFANERTLMAYLRTAMTVSIGGFAAIKFSDDLYLEIIGIILIPIGIILAIYSFIRFRHKQKLIEGHHQDYSPTSHEHERVHTSKYREDGADSLP
- the uvrA gene encoding excinuclease ABC subunit UvrA, translated to MAFNQAQETTTGTATAFPQNGEAQQIEVYGAREHNLKNISIKLPRYKLVVFTGISGSGKSSLAFDTIYAEGQRRYMETFSAYARSFMGGLERPNVDKIEGLSPVISIEQKTTSRNPRSTVGTITEIYDFMRLLWARTAEAFSYVTGDKMVRQSDDQIVSHILEHFDGKRIVVLAPVVKGRKGHYRELFQQIRKMGFIRARVDGELLEITPKMQVDRYKIHDIEIVIDKIVVKEEDRFRLSSSVQNALTHGKGTILILDADADKTHFFSRHLMDPATGIAYDDPAPNSFSFNSPYGACPVCNGLGEIQEITEESVIPDKDLSIRRGGIAPLGEYRDIWIFKQIEALFKHFKVSVATPIKDLPEEVLQVLLYGLEEDLEVNTKKGNYTVEFEGIINFLKNQMESDSDNIRSWVEDFTQTNTCPECNGHRLKKESLHFKIDGKNIGELSVLDITKLAAWFNGLEDRLSERQNVIAKELLKEIRKRIGFLLDVGLDYLSLHRPVKTLSGGESQRIRLATQIGTQLVGVLYIMDEPSIGLHQRDNERLIKALQDLRDLGNSIIVVEHDKDMILQSDYVVDIGPGAGIHGGQVVTAGTPQQMMNAGTLTADFLSNRRGIQVPRKKREGNGQMLKLKGATGNNLKNVTLELPLGKMICVTGVSGSGKSSLIHDTLYPILNTHFFRAKREPLPYKSIEGLEHLDKVIEVDQSPIGRTPRSNPATYTGVFTDIRTLFAQLPEAKIRGYTPGRFSFNVKGGRCEACEGAGMRTIEMNFLPDVYVPCEVCKGKRYNRETLEVRFKGKSITDVLDMTVEQAVDFFESQPRILRKIQTLNDVGLGYITLGQQATTLSGGEAQRVKLATELSKKDTGQTLYILDEPTTGLHFQDIEHLSDVLHKLTDKGNTVLIIEHNLDLIKIADWIIDIGPEGGEKGGTIVASGTPEQVAKAKEGYTSKFLKEELATSHYRENGEEAPKS